Proteins found in one Plasmodium chabaudi chabaudi strain AS genome assembly, chromosome: 5 genomic segment:
- a CDS encoding cytochrome c oxidase copper chaperone, putative, which produces MGSSLTILNTTDESKTGAPKKKICCVCLDTKKLRDECIVKYGEKKCKKYIDDHNRCLRNEGFDIK; this is translated from the coding sequence ATGGGATCATCTTTAACTATATTAAATACAACTGATGAAAGTAAAACGGGTGCaccaaaaaagaaaatatgttGCGTATGCTTagatacaaaaaaattaagagaTGAATGTATTGTTAAGTAcggagaaaaaaaatgcaagaAATACATTGATGATCATAATCGATGCTTACGAAATGAAGGGTTTgatatcaaataa